In Deinococcus maricopensis DSM 21211, the sequence AGGCCATCACCGCCGCGTACCGCGACCACGGCTACCGCCAGAACCGCAAGAAGAGCCGCCTGAAGTTCCTGATCAAGGACCTCGGCGTAGAGAAGTTCCGCGAGATCGTCGAAAACGAGTACCTGGGCCGCAAGCTCACGGACGGCCCGCAGGCGCCCGTCGCGCGCTTCGGCGGCAACGACGTGCTCGGCGTGCAACCCCAGAAGGACGGCCTGAACTACGTCGTCATCAGCACCACCGTGGGCCGCATCAACCCCGAGAAGGCCCGCGCCCTCGCGGGCCTCGCCGAACGCTACGGGCAGGGCATGCTGCGCACCACGGCCTTCCAGAACATGATGATCCCGCACGTGCGCGCCGAGGACGTCGAGGCGCTCACGCAGGCCCTCGCGGCGCTTGACCTCGCGCCGAAGATCACGCTGCGCGGCACCACCATCGCCTGCACCGGCACGCAGTTCTGCCGCCTCGCACTCACCGAAACCAAAGCGCGCACCGCCGGCCTCGTCGACCAGCTCGAAGCGAAGTTCGCGGACCTCGACGTGCCGTTCACCATCAACCTGACCGGCTGCAGCAACGCCTGCACCCGCTACCAGGTCGCGGACCTCGGGTTCATGGGCGCCCTGCGCGGCGAGGAAGAAGTCTACAACGTGCACCTCGCGGGCAGTATCGGCCAGGCGCAGCGCACCGGGAACAAGCTCAAGGGCGTGGTGCCCGCCGTGCGCCTCACCGAGTACACCGAAGGCGTCCTGCGTGACTTCCGCGCGCACAAACTGCCGGGCGAGAGCTTCGTGGAGTACGCGGACCGCGTGGGTCACGAGCGCTTCACGCCCGACGCGGTCCTCAACGCCGTGGTGAGCGCATGACCGCCACCGAACCCCGCCCAGCCGCCGTGACGGGACACGGGCGCGTCGTGTGGTTCACGGGCCTGTCTGGCGCGGGCAAGAGCACCCTCGCGGGCGCCCTGCGCGACGAGCTCGAAGCGCGCGGCGAGCGCGTGGAACTCCTCGACGGCGACGCCGTGCGCGAGAACCTCAGCAAGGGCCTCGGGTTCAGCCGCGAGGACCGCGACACCAACGTGCGCCGCATCGCGTTCGTGGCGGGCCTGCTGGCGAAACACGGCGTGACCGTGCTCGTCAGCGCCATCAGCCCCTACGCGGACACGCGCCGCGAGGCCCTCCAGGCACTCCCGAACGCCCTGGAGGTGTTCGTGGACGCGCCGCTGGACGTCGTGACGGAACGCGACGTGAAGGGCCTGTACGTGCGGGCGCTGCGCGGCGAGATTCCGCACTTCACGGGCGTCAGCGACCCATACGAGGCGCCCGAACAGCCGGACCTGCACCTGCGCACCGACCGCATCAGCGTCCGCGAGGGCGTGGACCAGCTGCTCGCGCGCCTGGGAGGGTGAGCATGACCGTACTGGAACGCCCGAACTTCACGCCGGACACCGACCCGCGCGACGTGATCCGCTGGGCGCTCGCGCAGCACCCGGACGCCCTGATGCCCAGCGCGTTCAACCTGAACGGCGTCGTCCTGCTGGACCTCGCCGTTCAGGCCGGGTACCGCGGCGAGGTGGTGTTCGTGGACACCGGCTACCACTTCCCGGAAACGCTGCGCACGCGGGACGCCCTGCGTGAACGCTACCCGAGCCTGACCTTCGTGACGTTGCACCCCGCCCCGGACGCGCCGCAGGACACGTACGCGGACGACCCGGACGGCTGCTGCGCCGCGCGCAAGGTGCAGCCGCTGCAGTCGTATCTGCGGCTGCGCGCGCCGGGCGCGCTGCTGAACGCCCGCAGCCGCGAGCAGGCCACCACCCGCGCGGACATCCCGTTCGTGGAGGACGGCGGCGCGCGCCTGCGCGTGAACCCGCTCGCGTACTGGACGCGCGAGATGCTCGAAACGTACGCCCGCGAGCATGACCTGCCCGTGAACCCGCTGTACTGGGACGGCTTCCTGAGTGTCGGGTGCTGGCCGTGTACGCGCGCCGTTCGCCCCGGCGAGGATGCCCGCGCAGGCCGCTGGGCCGGCAAGGGCAAAACCGAGTGCGGCCTGTGGGTCGGCGAGAATAAGCTGTAAGGCCGCGCCCTGCCGGGCTTTTCCTCTCTTTTTTCGCTAATAGTTGATCACTTTCATCACCCTTCTCGTTTCCTCCCCCTCCGAGGCCCCATGATCACCGTGACTGACTCCCTGCTCCCCACCCCCCTCGGCGGCACGCTCATCAACCGCGTGCGCCCCCTCCACGACGCCTCGGAACTGCGCGGCCTCCCCACGCTCGAACTCACGGACCGCGCCTACGCGGACCTGGAACTCATCGCCACCGGCGCGTACTCCCCCCTCACCGGCTTCCTCGGCGAAGCGGACTACCTCGCCGTCATCCACACCCTGCGCCTTGACAACGGCACCCCGTGGAGCGTGCCCATCACGCTGCCCATCCCCCGCGAGGACGCCCGCACGTACCGGGGCCGCGTCGTCCTCACACGCAGTGGCGCGCCCGTCGGCCTGCTCGACGTTACCGAGCAGTACGATGCCCGCAAGGCCCTCGAAGCGCGCGAGGTGTACCGCACCGAAGACGCCGCGCACCCCGGCGTCGCCGCGCTGTACGCCGCGGGCGACGTGAACCTCGCCGGCGACGTCACGCTGTTCGACGTGCCGCGCGGCGCGTTCCCGCACCACCACCGTACGCCCGCTGAAGTGCGCGCCACCATCGAGGCGCGCGGCTGGCGCAGCAGCGTCGCGTTCCAGACCCGCAACCCCATCCACCGCGCGCACGAGTACCTCCAGAAAGTCGCGCTGGAACTCGTCGACGGGCTGCTGCTGCACCCGCTCGTCGGCACCACCAAGGGCGACGACGTGCCCGCCGACGTCCGCGTGCGCGCCTACGAGGTGCTGCTCGAGAAGTACTACCCGCACACCCGCACCCTGCTGAGCGTCTACCCGGCCGCCATGCGCTACGCCGGCCCGCGCGAGGCGATCCTGCACGCCCTCAGCCGCCGCAACTACGGCGTGACGCACTTCATTGTCGGCCGCGACCACGCCGGCGTCGGCAGCTACTACGGCACGTACGACGCGCAGGAGATCTTCAGCGCGTACACCCGCGAGGAACTCGGCGTGCAGATCCTGAAGTTCGAGCACACCTTCTACTGCCGCACCTGCGGTCAGCTCGTCAGCCCCCGCACCTGCCCGCACGACGCCGCGCACCACCTCGTGCTGAGCGGCACGAAAGTCCGCGAGAAGCTTCGCGCCGGCGAGCACCTCCCCGCCGAATTCACGCGGCCCGAAGTGGCCGAGGTGCTGCGCGACGCGTACCTCGCCGCCGGCGACTGACCCTGCGCCCCTGACAGCCCCTTCATGAATTAAAGGCGCCTTCATGCGGCCTGCGTGGTCCCCGAGGAACACATCGTGTTCACTCAAAGGACCACGTTGCACACCTCAACAAGGAGACCACATGCCTGCGAAACGCACCATCCTGGCCGCCCTCACCCTCACTCTGCTCAGCGGCGCCACGGCCCAGAAGGCCACCACGGTCCGCCTCGGGTTCTTCCCGAACCTCACGCACGCGCCCGCCCTGATCGGCATCGAGAAAGGGTACTTCAAGGCTGCGTTCGGGAACACGAAACTCGAAACGAAGGACTTCGTGAGCGGCACGACCCTCACGGAAGCGTTCGCCGCCGGGCAGATCGATATCGGGTACGTCGGGCCGGGCCCCGCCATCAACGCGGCGGCGCGCGGCATGCCCGTGCAGGTCATCGCGAACGCCGCGAACGCCGGCGCGGTCCTGATCGCCCGCAAGGACGCCGGCATCAAGACGTTCAAGGACCTCGCCGGCAAGAAGGTCGCCGTGCCGTCCCTCGGAAACACGCAGGACATCAGCCTCCGCCACCTTCTCGTCGAGAACGGCCTGAAAACGAAGGACGCCGGCGGGAACGTCACCATCACGCCTGTCGCGCCCGCGGACGTCGCCGCGGCGTTCGCCAGCAAGCAGATCGACGCGACGCTCGTGCCTGAACCGTGGGGCGCGCTGCTCCAGAAGCAGGGGCACGTGCTGGTCGGGGATGAGAAGACCATCTGGCGCGGCGGGGACTACCCGACCGCCGTCGTGATCGTGAACGCGAAGTTCGCGCAGGAGAACCCGAACCTCGTGCAGGCGTTCCTGAAAGCGCACCTGCAGGCGATCACGCTGCTCAGCAAGAACCCGCCAGCCGCGCAGCTCGCCGTGAGCGCGCAACTGCAGAAGCTCACCAACCAGAAGGTCGACCCGCGCGTCCTGCAGCTCGCGCTGAAACGCACGAAATTCACCGCGGACCTGAACCTCGACGCGTTCCGGGAGTACGGCGACCTGAACAAGGAAGCTGGGTACGCGCGCACCCTGCCGGACTTCAGCACACTCGTGAACCTCGCCCCCCTGAAGAGCGCGCGCGGGAAATGACGACGGTCCTGCCCGCCACGCCCGCCCGCCCGAAACGCGGGCGGGCCCTGCTCTGGCAGGCGCTCGGCCTGCTGCTGATCCTGGTGGCGTGGTACGTCGCCACGGACGTCCTGAAGCTCTACCCCCCGTACGTGTTTCCCAGCCCGAAAGCGGTGTGGCAGGAAATCTCGTACGGCCTGTGGGGCAGTGGCCCCCAGGACGGCAAGCTGCTGCTGTCCATCGGGAACAGCCTGCGGCGCGTCGCCATCGGGTACGCCGTTGCTGTCGCGCTCGGCCTCGGGGTGGGCCTCCTGCTCGCCACGTGGCGGGGCCTGCGCGACACGGTCGGCGCGTACCTCACGGGCATCCAGAGCGTGCCGAGCATCGC encodes:
- the sat gene encoding sulfate adenylyltransferase → MITVTDSLLPTPLGGTLINRVRPLHDASELRGLPTLELTDRAYADLELIATGAYSPLTGFLGEADYLAVIHTLRLDNGTPWSVPITLPIPREDARTYRGRVVLTRSGAPVGLLDVTEQYDARKALEAREVYRTEDAAHPGVAALYAAGDVNLAGDVTLFDVPRGAFPHHHRTPAEVRATIEARGWRSSVAFQTRNPIHRAHEYLQKVALELVDGLLLHPLVGTTKGDDVPADVRVRAYEVLLEKYYPHTRTLLSVYPAAMRYAGPREAILHALSRRNYGVTHFIVGRDHAGVGSYYGTYDAQEIFSAYTREELGVQILKFEHTFYCRTCGQLVSPRTCPHDAAHHLVLSGTKVREKLRAGEHLPAEFTRPEVAEVLRDAYLAAGD
- the cysC gene encoding adenylyl-sulfate kinase, encoding MTATEPRPAAVTGHGRVVWFTGLSGAGKSTLAGALRDELEARGERVELLDGDAVRENLSKGLGFSREDRDTNVRRIAFVAGLLAKHGVTVLVSAISPYADTRREALQALPNALEVFVDAPLDVVTERDVKGLYVRALRGEIPHFTGVSDPYEAPEQPDLHLRTDRISVREGVDQLLARLGG
- a CDS encoding phosphoadenylyl-sulfate reductase, with translation MTVLERPNFTPDTDPRDVIRWALAQHPDALMPSAFNLNGVVLLDLAVQAGYRGEVVFVDTGYHFPETLRTRDALRERYPSLTFVTLHPAPDAPQDTYADDPDGCCAARKVQPLQSYLRLRAPGALLNARSREQATTRADIPFVEDGGARLRVNPLAYWTREMLETYAREHDLPVNPLYWDGFLSVGCWPCTRAVRPGEDARAGRWAGKGKTECGLWVGENKL
- a CDS encoding ABC transporter substrate-binding protein — translated: MPAKRTILAALTLTLLSGATAQKATTVRLGFFPNLTHAPALIGIEKGYFKAAFGNTKLETKDFVSGTTLTEAFAAGQIDIGYVGPGPAINAAARGMPVQVIANAANAGAVLIARKDAGIKTFKDLAGKKVAVPSLGNTQDISLRHLLVENGLKTKDAGGNVTITPVAPADVAAAFASKQIDATLVPEPWGALLQKQGHVLVGDEKTIWRGGDYPTAVVIVNAKFAQENPNLVQAFLKAHLQAITLLSKNPPAAQLAVSAQLQKLTNQKVDPRVLQLALKRTKFTADLNLDAFREYGDLNKEAGYARTLPDFSTLVNLAPLKSARGK
- a CDS encoding nitrite/sulfite reductase: MSDIETLKKELPPFQIFDLIPQYAQQGFIDPEKIDLLKWAGVYPQRPQEDGFLMMRVKVPTAEFSASTLRGIAGIAEDYGRGFLDVTDRQAFQFHYLRIEHIPAIFERLEAIGLHTKGACGDTVRAVIASPLAGLDAREVIDVRPIAASMEGSLSGNPDFQDLPRKFKISLTGTPELEGIHLINDIGFLAHRVNGEVGFDVWVGGGLGAVAHLAKRLGVFIRPEEVVEVGQAITAAYRDHGYRQNRKKSRLKFLIKDLGVEKFREIVENEYLGRKLTDGPQAPVARFGGNDVLGVQPQKDGLNYVVISTTVGRINPEKARALAGLAERYGQGMLRTTAFQNMMIPHVRAEDVEALTQALAALDLAPKITLRGTTIACTGTQFCRLALTETKARTAGLVDQLEAKFADLDVPFTINLTGCSNACTRYQVADLGFMGALRGEEEVYNVHLAGSIGQAQRTGNKLKGVVPAVRLTEYTEGVLRDFRAHKLPGESFVEYADRVGHERFTPDAVLNAVVSA